One genomic region from Desulfuromonas sp. TF encodes:
- a CDS encoding YkgJ family cysteine cluster protein — MFRATLEELRKQQELFDTDISRWIDDYRSRGGRIYCDRGCRNCCSLAVHATFPEALLVAELVTTAMAGALEKHVARLTESLTEDTDLKTYLRLHRRTVGSCPFLNEDGACGVYRHRPFSCRSLLSTRPGDWCGLDPLSLDPCDRELYLKSLDPEIVFFPTHYAAGPQEQGLELENTAAVRMRKLCGFTLSGNLTVLVHLERTFRLSATLARGYDATKALLARSRLDHPLLLNLCR; from the coding sequence ATGTTCAGAGCGACCCTGGAGGAATTGCGAAAACAACAGGAACTCTTTGACACCGATATCAGCCGGTGGATCGACGACTATCGGAGCCGCGGCGGCCGGATCTATTGCGACAGGGGATGCCGCAACTGCTGCAGCCTGGCGGTGCACGCCACTTTTCCCGAGGCCCTGCTTGTGGCCGAGCTGGTGACTACGGCCATGGCCGGCGCCCTGGAAAAACACGTGGCAAGACTGACGGAAAGCCTCACCGAGGATACCGATCTAAAAACTTACCTTCGGCTGCACCGCCGGACCGTCGGCTCGTGCCCTTTTCTCAACGAGGACGGGGCCTGCGGCGTCTACCGTCATCGGCCATTCTCCTGCCGTTCCCTTCTCTCCACCCGTCCCGGCGACTGGTGCGGCCTCGATCCGCTCTCCCTGGATCCCTGTGACCGTGAACTGTATTTGAAAAGTCTCGATCCGGAGATAGTCTTTTTCCCCACTCACTATGCGGCTGGTCCGCAGGAGCAGGGCCTGGAGCTTGAAAACACGGCTGCAGTCCGGATGCGGAAGCTGTGCGGATTTACCCTCAGCGGCAACCTGACGGTTCTCGTGCACCTGGAGCGGACCTTCCGATTGAGCGCAACGCTGGCGCGCGGCTACGATGCGACCAAGGCTCTTCTGGCACGGAGCAGACTGGACCACCCCCTTCTGCTCAATCTTTGCCGCTGA
- a CDS encoding ABC-F family ATP-binding cassette domain-containing protein — protein sequence MIHLTGIGKQHGAQVLFQSASFQILPGSRSGLVGPNGAGKTTIFRLITGEEEPDTGEISCSKKTVIGYFSQDVGEMSGHSALEEVMAASARTMALGEEIRAMEAAMCEPMEDDDLAALLERYGDAQEEFEHRGGYDLEPRAQAVLTGLGIGPDDYHRPVESFSGGWKMRIALARILTLNPDVLLLDEPTNHLDVESIVWLEEWLSAEFKGALLMTSHDRDFMNRIVGRIIEVANRTVTTYGGNYDFYLREREIRREQLLASHRRQQEMLAKEEEFIARFAARASHAAQVQSRVKKLEKIERIEIPAEQKMIRFEFAEPPRSGDDVVKFQNLSKTWPLPGGEGKSVFGGVSGLIRRQEKIAVVGINGAGKSTFLKVLAGETAPSAGDVVLGASVNAGYFSQHAMDLLDPKKSVFETVQEALPESSIGVVRNLCAAFLFQGDDVEKRIDKLSGGEKSRVVLATLLARPINFLILDEPTNHLDIQSREILLGALQSFAGTVVLVSHDRHFLRSLVGRVFEIDHGEMRTYEGDYEYYLHKSGREHRAA from the coding sequence ATGATTCACTTGACCGGCATCGGCAAACAGCATGGCGCGCAGGTTCTTTTCCAGAGCGCCAGCTTCCAGATTCTTCCCGGCAGCCGCAGCGGCCTGGTCGGCCCCAACGGCGCCGGCAAAACCACCATTTTCCGCCTGATCACAGGGGAGGAGGAGCCCGACACTGGGGAGATCTCCTGCTCGAAGAAGACCGTGATCGGCTATTTTTCCCAGGATGTGGGAGAAATGTCCGGGCATTCGGCACTGGAGGAGGTCATGGCGGCTTCGGCCCGGACCATGGCACTCGGCGAAGAGATCAGGGCGATGGAAGCCGCCATGTGCGAACCGATGGAGGATGACGACCTGGCGGCGCTCCTGGAGCGCTACGGCGATGCCCAGGAGGAGTTCGAGCACCGCGGCGGCTACGACCTGGAGCCCCGTGCACAGGCCGTTCTCACCGGCCTGGGGATCGGTCCGGATGACTATCATCGACCAGTGGAATCGTTCAGCGGCGGCTGGAAGATGCGCATCGCCCTGGCCCGGATCCTCACCCTCAACCCGGATGTCCTTTTGCTGGACGAGCCGACCAACCATCTCGATGTGGAGTCGATCGTCTGGCTCGAGGAGTGGCTCTCCGCAGAATTCAAGGGGGCGCTGCTGATGACCAGCCACGACCGCGACTTCATGAACCGCATCGTCGGCCGGATCATCGAAGTGGCCAACCGGACGGTCACCACCTACGGAGGCAACTACGACTTCTACCTGCGGGAAAGGGAGATCAGGCGCGAGCAGCTCCTGGCCAGCCACCGCCGCCAGCAGGAGATGCTCGCCAAGGAGGAAGAATTCATCGCCCGCTTCGCCGCCCGCGCTTCCCACGCCGCACAGGTCCAGTCGCGGGTGAAGAAGCTGGAGAAGATCGAGCGGATCGAGATCCCGGCGGAGCAGAAGATGATCCGGTTCGAATTCGCCGAGCCTCCCCGCAGCGGCGACGACGTGGTCAAATTTCAGAATCTGAGCAAAACCTGGCCTCTTCCCGGGGGTGAAGGGAAATCGGTGTTCGGTGGTGTCTCGGGTCTGATCCGGCGGCAGGAAAAGATCGCCGTCGTCGGTATCAACGGCGCGGGGAAGTCGACCTTCCTCAAGGTGCTCGCCGGCGAAACCGCGCCGAGCGCGGGCGATGTCGTCCTCGGCGCCAGCGTCAATGCCGGCTACTTCAGCCAGCATGCCATGGACCTTCTCGATCCGAAGAAGAGCGTCTTCGAAACGGTTCAGGAAGCGCTTCCGGAATCCTCCATCGGCGTTGTGCGAAACCTCTGCGCCGCCTTCCTCTTTCAGGGAGACGACGTCGAGAAGCGAATCGACAAGCTCTCCGGCGGTGAAAAGAGCCGCGTGGTGCTTGCCACTCTGCTGGCGCGGCCGATCAACTTTCTGATCCTCGACGAGCCGACCAACCACCTCGACATCCAGTCCCGGGAGATCCTTCTTGGCGCCCTTCAGTCCTTCGCCGGCACGGTAGTGCTGGTCAGTCACGACCGGCATTTCCTGCGCTCACTAGTCGGCCGGGTCTTCGAAATCGATCACGGCGAGATGCGGACCTATGAAGGGGATTACGAATACTATCTGCACAAGAGCGGCCGGGAACACCGTGCGGCTTGA
- a CDS encoding pyrimidine/purine nucleoside phosphorylase — MSYSAPEKFENVTVACKANIYFDGKVVSHALTFADGSRKTLGLLYPGSYRFDTGAPEKMEIIAGSCRVRIGGEGDWIGFAAGTWFDVPGKSSFEIEVPEGIAEYVCSFG; from the coding sequence ATGAGTTACAGCGCCCCCGAAAAGTTCGAAAACGTCACCGTCGCCTGCAAGGCGAACATCTACTTCGACGGAAAGGTGGTCAGCCATGCCCTGACCTTTGCCGACGGCAGCCGCAAAACCCTCGGCCTCCTTTATCCCGGCAGCTACCGGTTCGACACCGGCGCGCCAGAGAAGATGGAGATCATTGCCGGCTCCTGCCGGGTGCGGATCGGCGGGGAAGGGGACTGGATCGGCTTTGCCGCCGGAACCTGGTTCGACGTGCCGGGCAAATCGTCCTTCGAGATCGAGGTCCCCGAAGGGATCGCGGAGTACGTCTGCTCTTTCGGGTAA
- a CDS encoding S1 RNA-binding domain-containing protein translates to MEIGRINTLHVDHIDGSGAWLGNGGGRVLLPKREVPPGTVPGTRLEVFVYKGAAGELTATLRRPRAQLGEFALLKVSKVTKVGAFLDWGIEKDLFVPFAEQPDRMQEGRRYLVRVCLDNLERLVGTARIDRCLDTEKIDLSEGEEVLLTIWEFTDLGAKVIINHLYGGLLYRDEITARLKPGDRLKGYVRRLREDRKIDVTLRKSGAVGAEEDRAVLEDVLRRRGFLPLHDQSPPEAVREILGMSKKSFKKAVGGLYKEGLIELTGEGIRYRKEKS, encoded by the coding sequence TTGGAAATCGGCCGGATCAATACTCTGCACGTTGACCATATCGACGGAAGCGGGGCCTGGCTTGGAAACGGCGGCGGCCGCGTCCTTCTGCCCAAACGGGAGGTCCCTCCCGGCACCGTTCCCGGAACCCGGCTGGAGGTCTTCGTCTACAAGGGGGCGGCCGGCGAGTTGACGGCGACTCTTCGACGGCCCCGGGCCCAGCTCGGCGAGTTTGCCCTGCTCAAGGTGAGCAAGGTGACGAAGGTAGGCGCTTTTCTCGATTGGGGGATTGAGAAGGATCTGTTCGTCCCCTTCGCTGAACAGCCCGACCGGATGCAGGAGGGGCGCCGGTATCTGGTGAGGGTCTGCCTCGACAACCTGGAGAGGCTCGTCGGCACCGCCCGGATCGACCGGTGTCTGGACACCGAAAAGATCGATCTATCCGAAGGGGAAGAGGTGCTCCTTACGATCTGGGAATTCACCGATCTCGGAGCCAAGGTGATCATCAATCACCTTTATGGCGGACTCCTCTACCGGGACGAGATTACCGCGCGTCTCAAGCCAGGCGATCGACTCAAGGGATACGTCAGGCGCCTTCGCGAGGATCGGAAGATCGATGTCACCCTGCGAAAATCCGGAGCGGTGGGGGCTGAAGAGGACAGGGCTGTTCTTGAAGACGTGCTGCGCCGAAGAGGATTTCTGCCCCTCCATGATCAGAGTCCGCCGGAAGCCGTACGGGAAATCCTCGGGATGAGCAAGAAAAGCTTCAAGAAGGCGGTCGGTGGATTATATAAGGAAGGTCTCATCGAACTCACCGGCGAGGGGATCCGCTACAGAAAAGAAAAAAGCTGA
- a CDS encoding response regulator transcription factor, protein MSKHIVVIDDCPVTLAIVSDYLAEAGFNVATAECGVYSNHLIYGSRAPDLILLDVMMPLMSGEKKAMLIKRREKSSRIPLLLMSSKEEDELKSIAARSGADGYLTKPFSAGKLVHAIETFLAA, encoded by the coding sequence ATGTCTAAACATATTGTGGTAATCGACGACTGCCCGGTTACCCTTGCCATCGTCAGCGATTATCTCGCCGAGGCGGGCTTCAATGTTGCCACCGCGGAGTGCGGAGTCTACTCGAATCATCTAATCTATGGCTCTCGCGCCCCGGACCTCATCCTCCTCGATGTCATGATGCCCCTGATGTCCGGAGAGAAAAAGGCCATGCTGATCAAACGACGTGAAAAGAGCAGCCGTATTCCGCTATTGCTCATGTCGTCCAAAGAGGAAGATGAACTGAAATCCATCGCCGCCAGGAGCGGGGCCGACGGTTACCTGACCAAACCTTTTTCCGCAGGCAAACTGGTTCACGCCATCGAAACCTTCCTGGCCGCCTGA